Genomic segment of Mucilaginibacter sabulilitoris:
TGGCTGTAGATAATATATCGTCATTGCCTTTATAATTATCAATAATGCTCTGCAAAGTAGCTTTAGCCTGGAAATTATCTTTTAGCCTTACATAATTATCGGCCAGCAAAATATAGGTTTTGGCTACCCAGTAATCATAGTTGGGCATTTCCTTAGCCAAATCAAAACACATTTTTTGCGATGTTTTGTATCTGCCCTTTAAATATTCAATATTGGCGATATTGTATTTAGCTTCGGCGGCAGCTACGGTTTTGGTATTGGTTACGGTGTAGTCAAATTCCTTAACAGCCGCGGTAGTATCGCCTTTTTGTAGGTAAGCCTGACCAGCGTATAAACCGGTACGGAACTTGTCTTCCTGAGCCGCCTTATCATTGCTTCTTACCTGTTTAACATAGTTTAATACGTCATCAGGCATTTGCATTTGGGCATAGCAAAGCATCAGGTTGTTGATAGCATAAGAGTAATCTTCCTTAAACTCTGAGTTGGTTTCCAGTTTTTTCAGGAATACAACAGCGTCGTTATATTTTTTCTGCCCGATGTATAGCTTGGCCATGGCTACAAGCGATTTCTCTGTATAAGCACTTGTCCAATCGTTCAGGATAACGTTATAATCAACAACAGCCTCGGCAGTGCGGTTCAGGTTAGCTAAGCTTTGCGCGCGAATAAAGCGGGCCTGCTTTTCATAGATCTGTTTGCTCGGGAACTTATCAAAATAAGCATTAACAGCACCAAGAGCTCCCTGCCAGTCGCCTTTTAAGTAAAGATTGTTAGCCGCGGTGATCATAATATCTTCCTGTTGCGAAGTAGTATAATTACCAATAGGAGTGCTGGTAGCATAGTTGATAAAAGTTTGGGCATCGCCTTTATCGGTATATATTTTTTCAATTTGTTTCAGCGACTGCTTGGCCTCGTCTGTTGATGAATAATCGGCAATTACCTTTTTAAATGATTCAACGGCAAGGTCGTCATTACCTGCATTGTAGTCAATTAAGCCAATGGTAACCAGTGCACGCGGCACATAGCTGCTGTTTGGATATTTCTGGATCATGGCATTCAGATCTGTTTTTGCCCTGTCGCCATCGTTTTTAAGGAAATAGGTATAAGCTATCTCAAACGAAGCATCATCGGCATAATCTGAATTAGGGAAAGTGTTTAGCACATCATTTAGGGTGCCTATCTTGGTATCCAGTGACCCCTGCAAACCCTGTATCATACCGCGTTGAAACAAGGCGTAATCTTCACCCTGGTTGTGCATGGCAATAATGCGGTTATAATAATCAAGGGCTGTGCTGTAGCTTTTTAGCACAAAATAGCTATCGCCGAGCCTGGTAATAGCATCGTTCTGGGTATTTTGATCTATCTGGGCACCGCGTAAAAACTTTTCAAAGTAGTTAGCAGCCTTTTTATACTGTTCGCCATAAAAAGCGGCATAAGCAAGGGCATAGTTGGCGTAGTTTGACAGATCGGTTTCCTTAGCTTCGGGCATGCTCAGGAAGCGCTCAAAGTTTTCGACCGATTCGCCATACTTGCGTACCTCGTACATAGATTCAGCCATCCAATAGGTGGTTAATGCCTCGGTTTTGGGGTCAATGGGGTTTTTTAGTGAGCGCAGAAAAACACCTATGGCATTTTCAAAAGCGCGTTCATTATAAAACTCCAGCCCGCGGTAGTAAGTAACTTTCTGGTAAGCTATCTGCGCGCTTTGTGATTTATTGGGGATGGGTTCCAGTATCTCAACTGCTTCTTTATAGTTTCGCGAGTTCAACAGCTCTTCGCCAAGTAATATTTTTACCTCATCGTTACGGCGTGAGCGAGGGTAGTTTTTGAGGTACATGCGGGTTGCAGCCAGCGCTTCGGTATTAAAATCGAGTTCGTACGATAGCTTTGCGTATTCATATAAGGCGTCTTCCTGTAACTGCTTATCGTAAGTGAGTTTTGAAGCGGCTAAAAACGCATTACGGGCGCTTTGCTTGTTATTCATTTTCAGGAAAACATCGCCCAGGGTATAGTTACCGCTTTGGCTATATACGTCGCCCTGTTCAATCAGGCGCTCCAGTTCGGTAGCGGCTTTGGCGTAATTGCCCACCTTATAATAAGTGTAACCAATTTGATAGCTGTCCTGTGTGTTTTGTGTTTTACCCTGGTCGCGTGCCTGAAAACGGTCGTAATATTTAACCGCATTATCATAGTTGGCTTTGGCAAAATACGAGGCGGCAATAATGCGCAGCATTTCGGTTTCGTGCTCCTGGCGGGTGCTGTTTACAATAGGTACCGCGTAGTTCAGCACATCGTCATAGCGTTTATCCAGAAAGTAAACTGCCGAGATATAGTACGGGTAGCTTTTTTCGTATTTCTTTGAATTTTTTAACCTTTCAAAATTTGCCAGAGCCAGGTGATAGTCCTTATTTAGATAAGCTATGTAAGCAAAGTAATAGGTGGCATCCTCGGTAAATTCCGATTTTCTTGCTTTCACCTCGGCAAAAAGGAGCTGGGCATTTTTAAAATCGTTAACAGAGAAATATGCATATCCCTTGCGGAATTTGTATTCGGTATTATCATGGCCATTTAGTTCACCAGCCTGCACTTTATCAAACCAGCGCAGCGCGTCCTGGTACTTACCCTGCTTAAAGTACGACTTACCAATCTGGAAATAGGCGAGCTTGGTTAAAGGGTTTTCGGGATGTTCTTTTATAAAGCGCAAAAACATGCTTTCTGCATCGTCGTTGCCCAGGTTAAGAGCGCAAAAAGCTTCATAATACTGACAGTTTTCTTTAACTAGTGACAGCTCAGTTTCAAATTGGGGCTGAGTGCTTGTTTTAAGTCGGGATGTTTCCACAAGACGAAATTGCTCAACAGCGGCCACGTACTTCCCCTTGTCCATCAGATCAATAGCCGTGTGATAAGTACGGTAAATTTGTGAGGAAGGGTTTTGCTGGGCACGGGCTGTTGAAACAATAAATACCGGGATTAACAGGGAGATGTATTTAATTTTGATCATAAAGCGCATACTAACGATGTTGCTAAATTAGCGAAACGAAAAAGAGCGGTTAACATAAGTAATTAACAAATGTGGAAAACACCTTTACCTTAACGAAGGTAATATGTAAGATAATATGTGTGTGGAAAACTTTAAAATTATTGAACAGGGCCATAGCTGGATGGTGCCAAAGGTAATAAATTGTATTTTATAGGTACAATTTATTTAACAATTAAGCATTATATAACATGGTGTATTGTGTGCCGTTGATGTTTGTTTTAATGGGTCGCTTTTCAAAGCGGCTGCAGTTGTTTGGTATATCATGGTTATTTGTTTTTCTGTTTTTTCCAATGGCTTTAAAAGCGCAGAAAACAGCGCCGCCTATTGCTTTAAATAATGAGCGTTTGCCGGTACAACCCAGGGAATTTTACATAGCTGCGGTGATTGATGAACGGGCCGACCGCGGCGCCGTAGCCTGGCTTTTGCCAACATCAGGAACTGTCTCCACTACCCCCTTATATAGGTTAGATTTAAAAGACGGTGCACAAGCGACCGTTATGCAATTTGTTAATTATAGCATACCGCCCAACAAGACCTTACGCCCTGTTATAATCAGGATAAAAAAATTAAAACTTACCGAAAGCCTGCAAGCCGATGGACGGGTAGAAGGTAAAATGGAAGCGTTGTTATCGTTTGATTTGAAAAGGGTTTATGACAGTAATCATTTAATTGATTACCGAACCACTTCTACCTATTACCGTACCACTGCGCAACAATATGATACAGAACCATTATTTAGGAATGTGCTCCAGGCCGGGCTGGTTTATTTTAACACCTGGATAAACCGCGAGGCCAATACCAATATAAAGCTGGCGAAAGGGGTAAAAGTAACGTTTAGCGATTATACTGAGCAGCCCGAAGGTGATACTATTTATTATTCGGTTCAAAGACCTTTGCGATGGGACGATTTTAAAGCCGCGCCAATAGGGGAGAAGTACGAGGCCTCGGTTTTGCCCAGTATTGGGTACAACGAGCGGGTGGAGATTGTAAATGGAATAATAAATGTAAACCTCGCTATCAAGACATTTTTGCCCAAAAGCACCGCATGGGTACGGTCTGGCGGGAACAACACCTATAGCCTGAATCATGAACAGCGGCATTTTGATATTGTAAAAATAATTGCTGAACGTTTTAAGCAGAAGATAAGATCTGAAAAACTACCGGTTGATAATTATGATGGGTATATTAATGTATATTACCTGGAAGCGTTTCATGAAATGAACGTAATGCAGGATGAGTATGATAATGAAACCAGTCATGGCATCAACCAAATGGCGCAGCAGCAATGGAACGAAAAGATTGATAAGGAATTGGGACGTTTTAAGCCCTGAGTGCAGATTGATAGGAGAGGGTAAATTATCTTTCATTTATTTTTGAAAGTTTAAAAACTCTTTTACATTTGTACATGGAATTGGCAGAAGCAAAGTTGAAATTTATTGAAGCCTGGGGTAAGCTGGGATCGGAGTGGGGGATTAACCGTACCATGGCGCAGGTTCATGCATTGCTGCTGGTTTCGCCCGAGGCGTTAACCACCGAGGAGGTAATGGCCGAGCTTAGTATATCACGTGGTAATGCCAACATGACCCTTCGCGATCTGATTGACTGGGGCCTGGTTGAAAAGCAGCATAAAACAGGAGAGCGTAAAGAATATTTTTATGCGGAGAAAGATACCTGGATAATAGCCCGGCGTGTAGCAGAAGAACGGAAAAAACGTGAGCTTGACCCGGTCATCAAAATATTAGGTCAACTGTCGGAAGTTAAGGGAGATGAAAAAGACCCGGCTTTTAAGGCATTTAACTCATCGGTAATTAATATCAATAAGTTAGCTAATAACGTGAATAAAACATTAGAAACCATGTTGAAAGCAGAAGAGAACTGGTTTTTTGGCGCGATATTTAAAATATTTAAGAAATAACTTTTATTATAGGGGTTAATATGTTAGGCAGCAGCATTCAATTGCCGGCTTATGCTTCCCAGTAAAACATCAATATCAAAAGGTTTGGCTATATAATCATCTGGTGCCCCTATTTGGTTTAATGAATTGGAAACATCGTGGCTTGCAGATATCAGTATTACAGGAATATTGTGTGTTTCTTTATTGGTTTTGATACTTCGGCACAGATCGCGCCCATCCAAAGTTCCCAGCATAATATCAAGCAATATCAGGTCGGGTTGGTTTTCTTTTATTTTGTCAAGAAGTTGATGTCCGTTAGCGAGGGTTTCAACCTCATACCCGGAATCTTCAAGTATGTACTGTATCACTTCTAAAATGTCGCTGTCATCATCTACAGCTAATATCCGTCTCATATTGTCTATTTTAAGCTACTTCCACAAATTGCCTTTAAAATGATAATAAATGCATCTGATACACTTACACAATATTTATACCAGTTTTATTTGTTAAATGCTTAAAATTCAATTGTGTATTTTTATTTATACTTAACCAAGCGAAAATTTAAAGCTGCGGCACTGCAAAAAATAAAATAATAAATTGTTTTAGCATCATTTTAAGTACCTGTTCAAATGCTCGCTTTAATATACAGGCTGTTTATAAAGCACCTTCAGATTAATAGGATCAATTTATAAAAACATAGCTTGCTCTTTTGCACTTTGCACAGAAATATTTTCTAACAGGTAAAAAAAACAAAACTCTTTTTGTAAACCAGCTTCTTTTTAACTGAAAATGGAACGGTTCACCACATTTAGTGCAGTGATATTTCTTTCTTTTGGATTTGCTTATACTTAGGTCGCTCACTACAAATAAATAGAGGGGCACAAATTACAATACCTTCCATAATAATGAAGGACTGGAAAATTAAAACTTACCAATAAGTAAGTATTGATTAATTGAAAAGAGAAAAAATAATTAATTGATTAACGCAGTATGTATCGTTTACGCTGGCACCTGTAACAGATGTACCGTTTAATAGGAAGAAAGAATAATAAGGTTTTTACAAAAAAGCCTCTGGGTACCCTGCTATCAAGTTCTGTTTTACACCGTGGGCACAAAGGCAATTTTCTCTTTGCTGGTTTTATGGATTCATTTATAGAAATCACCATAACACGATCCGTGGAATTTATATATTATTATTTATTTAAATCAGCTACGATAACAAAAATAAAAAAATTATCAATATCTTAACCATGTATGTTAATTATTGAGTAATTGATTGAAATTTGCTCGTAATTAAATTAATAATGAAATAAAGATGGTTTTTAGCGAATGCTTTTTTAATATTTATTAATTATAATAAAATATTTACCTGTGAGCTTAACTAATTTATAGCCATTGTAAACAGCTAAGTCAGCTCTCAATAATGATATTATTATCAGCAGAACTAACTTCACGAAAATATAAATGCGGGTTTTATATTAAATTATTAACCTTTTCAACCAGTTCTGATAAATCAAATGGCTTATTGATAACGCCATCGCAACCGTAATTAAGCAAATGATTGTCGTTATTTAAATAGGCCGAAAATATAATAACCGGTGTGCTGCTAAATTGGGGGTGTAGCTTAATGCTTTTACAGATTTCGCCGCCTGTAGTACCTGCAACGCGGTAATCCAATATAACCAGGTCTGGTATAAATTGCTCCATTAAAGGTAGTACATCAACGCTATTTGAAGTGCTTTTTACCTCGAACTGTTCATAAGTGAGTGTTTCATGAACGATATCTAATATGTCCTGATTATCATCCAATACCAAAATACGTTTTGACATAAAAAATATTAAAAATGTGAAAAGGCCGAAAAGGTACTAACGTATACGCTAAACTAATATACAAGGTAATGGCAACAGCTTCGAATAAAAAACTTATCGGATAAATTAACATGCAAATTTAACTATTTTTATATTATAGAGTTACAAAAAAGGTCCATTTTTAGTAAATTTTTTGTTCTAATTAAAAACTTTGAAAAATAGTGAGCAAAATACAATGGAGGCGCAGCATATTAATGATTTAATTGTGCAGGCCCCGGTGGCTATCAGTTTTTTAAGGGGGCACGAACTTATCATTGAATCGGCCAATGAACACATGCTCGAATTATGGCGCAGGCAGCATGATATAATCGGTCAGCCGCTTGCCGTGGCTATGGCAGGACATGATAAGCAAACCTACGTTAAATTGTTGTATGATGTTTATAAAAGTCATCATATTCACTATGGTTATGAAACTAAAGTATGGCTTAACCGTAATGATCGCGACAATCTGTTTTACTTCGACTTTGTTTATAAACCGGTTAAAGATGCCGCCAATAACGTAACCGGCGTTATGATCATTGCTACCGAAGTAACCAAACAGGTGGTAGCAAGGCAACTTCTGGAAGATGCCGAGGAACGCCTGCGCCTGGCAATTGAGGCTACAGGAATTGGTACCTGGGATCTTGATATGGAAGAAGATGTTATTTTTACTTCTCCAACGCTTATCGAAATGATGGGGCTTGATCCGGAAGAGAAAGTTACCCGGCAGCAAATGTATGATATCGTTCATCCGGATGATAAGCTTATAGTATCCAGGGCCCTTGAAGAGGCCATAAAAACCGGTATTTATTTGTACGAAGCCCGTATTATATGGCCCGACGGCTCTGTACATTGGGTAAAGACCAGAGGAAAAGTGATATATAATGAGCAGCACAAGCCTTTACGCATGCTGGGCACTACCAATGATATTACCGAACGCAAGCAGGATGAGATCATGAAGAATGATTTTATAGCAATGGCGAGCCATGAGTTAAAAACACCGCTCACATCACTGAAGGCCTATATACAATTGCTGCTTGCAAGCGCAAAAAAAAGGAGCGATACTTTTTACATCAGCGCGCTTGAAAAATCTGAAAGACAGATCAATAAGATGACGAGGCTGATACATGGATTCCTCGACCTGTCAAAAATTGAATCGGGCAGGTTACGGCTTAATACCCAGGATTTTGATATCAACACACTCATTAATGAGGTAATAGCTGATAGCATGCCTGCTGCCCCGGGCCATAACATCGTATTTAATGCCGGCTCACCTATTTATATCAAGGCGGATAAAGAAAAGATATCCCAGGTACTTGGCAATCTTATAAATAACGCTGTAAAATATTCTGCAAGCGGCAGTACTATAACCCTAACCGCAAAAACAGAAGTCGAAAGTTTAAGAGTGGGCATAAAAGATCAGGGTATAGGCCTGAAACCGAAAGATCAGCAAAAAATATTTCAGCGTTTTTTTCGCGTAGACGATGAAAACACCCGTGGCCAGTCGGGTTTTGGCATAGGCCTTTACTTATCAGCCGAGATTATTAAACTTCACCATGGTTCAATTGGTGTTGAAAGTGAAGAGGGTAAGGGATCTGAATTTTACTTCTTACTGCCGTTGCAAGGGTAACCGGCTAAATTGCAATGGTTTTATCTCTAAAAATCCGAAACTCAAATATTGTTATTACTTTAGACGCATTACACATGGCTTAATTTCATAAAGCTATTTGCCCATACGTATAACAGTTTTAAAATTATGGTATTACTAATTATCCTGATTTGCATTATCCTGCTTGTTTTATTGGTAAGCTGGGGTAAGGTTAATCCGTTTATCGCGTTTCTTTTAGTATCTATTGCGGCAGGTTTAATGCTGGGTATCCCCATAAATAAGGTCACTGCCTCGGTGCAAAAAGGTATGGGCGATATTTTAGGCCAGCTGCTTATCATTATTTGTTTGGGCGCCATGCTGGGCAAACTGGTTGCCATAAGCGGCGCCGCACAAAAAATTGCCGAAGTATTGGTTAACGCGGTTGGCAAAAAACATATCCAGTGGGCATTGGTGACGGCCGGCTTTATTATAGGTATCCCCTTGTTTTATGGTATTGGTTTTGTGCTGATGGTGCCGCTCATATTTTCGGTAGTATATAAATATAAATTGCCCGCGGTGTATATAGGTTTACCCATGCTGGCATCTCTCTCTGTTACACACGGGTTTTTACCGCCGCACCCTTCGCCATCGGCGTTGGTAGTGCTGTTTCACGCCAACATGGCCACAACATTTATTTACGGACTGATGATAGCCATTCCGGCTATTGTGCTTGCCGGGCCTGTGTTTGCAAAGTTCCTGAAAAAAATACCATCCGAACCATTGGCAACCTTCAGGGCCGAAGAGCTGCATGCAGATAAGTTACCCGGCGCTTTTAATAGCTTTTTTACCGCGCTGCTGCCGGTAATGTTATTGATGCTCACTGCGTTTTTCCCCTTCCTGGGTATTAAAGATCCGGGCTTGTTGAAAATTGTGAATTTCCTCGGCGATCCGTCTATAGTAATGCTGATAGCCCTTATTGTGGCAACTTTTACATTGGGTATAAAACAAGGTCATACTATGGGCAAGCTTGCCGGCAATTTTACCGATGCCGTAAAAGATATAGCCCTCATATTGCTCATTATAGCTGGCTCCGGCGCTTTTAAGGAAGTGTTAACCGCCAGTGGTGTAAGTGATCAGATAGCTTCGCAACTACAGCAGTTTAACCTGCCGCCGCTGATTTTGGGCTGGGTAATAGCGGCTATTATCCGCATCAGTTTAGGTTCGGCTACGGTGGCCGGGTTAACAGCCGCAGGTATTGTTGTCTCGGTAGTAACGAAAAACCATGTAAACCCTAATTTAATGGTGCTGTCTATCGGTGCTGGCAGCCTTGCTTTTTCGCATGTAAATGACTCCGGTTTCTGGCTGTATAAAGAGTATTTTAACCTCAGTATAAAAGATACCATCAAATCATGGTCGGTGATGGAATCATTGGTTTCGGTAATTGGTTTAATTGGCGTATTGATCATTAATCAGTTTGTAAAGTAAATTAACCGCTATGAAAAGATATGTAGCCCCTGTAATTGCTCTGGTAATGATAGTGCTGATAAGCAATAGTACTTATGCTCAGCAGACCGGTAATTATTATGCCTCGTTTGACGGTACAAAAATATACTACGAGGTAAAAGGTGAAGGTTTCCCGGTGATACTTATACATGGCTTTTCGGGCACAGGCGAGGGTTGGAAGCGAGGTCCTCTTTATAACGATCTGCTGAACGCCGGTTACAAAGTGATTATACTTGATCAGCGGGGTAATGGCCGGTCAGACAAGCCGCACACTGATGCCGCTTACGCTAATGATGCTGAGACTAAAGATATAATAGGTTTGGCTAATAGTTTAAACCTCAAAAAATATGATATTGTAGGTTATTCGCGTGGTTCCATCATTGCTTCACGCCTGTTGGTTTTAGACAAACAGCGGGTGCAAAAAGCTGTATTGGGTGGCATGGGCGATGCTTATACCAATCCAAACTGGACAAGACGGGTACATGCTTATAAAGCACTCATGGGCGATACTTCCCTGCATGATGTGGATGATATGATGAAATACATCCACAGTAACCCTTTTGATGAACTGGCGCTTGCCCTGCAGCAAAAATACCAGCCATCTACCAGTAAACAGGAACTGGCTAAGGTACAGATCCCGGTATTGATCATTCGCGGTACGGAGGACAAAGAGAACGGATCAGAAACCGGATTAAACAAACTTATACCTCAATCAAAATTAAGTTATGTACCAGGCGATCATAATAGTGCAGGCAGAAGTGTACAGTTTTCGACAGATGTGCTTGGTTTCCTGAAGTAATTACCGGCTTAATTGCCCTTCCTTTGAACTTTTTTGTATACGGCTTGCTATTTGCGTAAGTGTAGTGAAGTACAATTTGTTAACACTTATGAAAAAGTTAATGATATATGTTTGCGTATTTGTGGCATTTCTGCTGATGCTCACATTGAATGCACAGGCGCAAACAAAAAAGAAAAAAGATATTAGTCCGCAGGGTAAAGGCG
This window contains:
- a CDS encoding GbsR/MarR family transcriptional regulator encodes the protein MELAEAKLKFIEAWGKLGSEWGINRTMAQVHALLLVSPEALTTEEVMAELSISRGNANMTLRDLIDWGLVEKQHKTGERKEYFYAEKDTWIIARRVAEERKKRELDPVIKILGQLSEVKGDEKDPAFKAFNSSVININKLANNVNKTLETMLKAEENWFFGAIFKIFKK
- a CDS encoding response regulator transcription factor, coding for MSKRILVLDDNQDILDIVHETLTYEQFEVKSTSNSVDVLPLMEQFIPDLVILDYRVAGTTGGEICKSIKLHPQFSSTPVIIFSAYLNNDNHLLNYGCDGVINKPFDLSELVEKVNNLI
- a CDS encoding alpha/beta fold hydrolase: MKRYVAPVIALVMIVLISNSTYAQQTGNYYASFDGTKIYYEVKGEGFPVILIHGFSGTGEGWKRGPLYNDLLNAGYKVIILDQRGNGRSDKPHTDAAYANDAETKDIIGLANSLNLKKYDIVGYSRGSIIASRLLVLDKQRVQKAVLGGMGDAYTNPNWTRRVHAYKALMGDTSLHDVDDMMKYIHSNPFDELALALQQKYQPSTSKQELAKVQIPVLIIRGTEDKENGSETGLNKLIPQSKLSYVPGDHNSAGRSVQFSTDVLGFLK
- a CDS encoding tetratricopeptide repeat protein, producing the protein MIKIKYISLLIPVFIVSTARAQQNPSSQIYRTYHTAIDLMDKGKYVAAVEQFRLVETSRLKTSTQPQFETELSLVKENCQYYEAFCALNLGNDDAESMFLRFIKEHPENPLTKLAYFQIGKSYFKQGKYQDALRWFDKVQAGELNGHDNTEYKFRKGYAYFSVNDFKNAQLLFAEVKARKSEFTEDATYYFAYIAYLNKDYHLALANFERLKNSKKYEKSYPYYISAVYFLDKRYDDVLNYAVPIVNSTRQEHETEMLRIIAASYFAKANYDNAVKYYDRFQARDQGKTQNTQDSYQIGYTYYKVGNYAKAATELERLIEQGDVYSQSGNYTLGDVFLKMNNKQSARNAFLAASKLTYDKQLQEDALYEYAKLSYELDFNTEALAATRMYLKNYPRSRRNDEVKILLGEELLNSRNYKEAVEILEPIPNKSQSAQIAYQKVTYYRGLEFYNERAFENAIGVFLRSLKNPIDPKTEALTTYWMAESMYEVRKYGESVENFERFLSMPEAKETDLSNYANYALAYAAFYGEQYKKAANYFEKFLRGAQIDQNTQNDAITRLGDSYFVLKSYSTALDYYNRIIAMHNQGEDYALFQRGMIQGLQGSLDTKIGTLNDVLNTFPNSDYADDASFEIAYTYFLKNDGDRAKTDLNAMIQKYPNSSYVPRALVTIGLIDYNAGNDDLAVESFKKVIADYSSTDEAKQSLKQIEKIYTDKGDAQTFINYATSTPIGNYTTSQQEDIMITAANNLYLKGDWQGALGAVNAYFDKFPSKQIYEKQARFIRAQSLANLNRTAEAVVDYNVILNDWTSAYTEKSLVAMAKLYIGQKKYNDAVVFLKKLETNSEFKEDYSYAINNLMLCYAQMQMPDDVLNYVKQVRSNDKAAQEDKFRTGLYAGQAYLQKGDTTAAVKEFDYTVTNTKTVAAAEAKYNIANIEYLKGRYKTSQKMCFDLAKEMPNYDYWVAKTYILLADNYVRLKDNFQAKATLQSIIDNYKGNDDILSTAKQKMGILTGKPIKIETPAPDTTATDTTGNNAAPADTTKTPGQN
- a CDS encoding sensor histidine kinase, yielding MKNSEQNTMEAQHINDLIVQAPVAISFLRGHELIIESANEHMLELWRRQHDIIGQPLAVAMAGHDKQTYVKLLYDVYKSHHIHYGYETKVWLNRNDRDNLFYFDFVYKPVKDAANNVTGVMIIATEVTKQVVARQLLEDAEERLRLAIEATGIGTWDLDMEEDVIFTSPTLIEMMGLDPEEKVTRQQMYDIVHPDDKLIVSRALEEAIKTGIYLYEARIIWPDGSVHWVKTRGKVIYNEQHKPLRMLGTTNDITERKQDEIMKNDFIAMASHELKTPLTSLKAYIQLLLASAKKRSDTFYISALEKSERQINKMTRLIHGFLDLSKIESGRLRLNTQDFDINTLINEVIADSMPAAPGHNIVFNAGSPIYIKADKEKISQVLGNLINNAVKYSASGSTITLTAKTEVESLRVGIKDQGIGLKPKDQQKIFQRFFRVDDENTRGQSGFGIGLYLSAEIIKLHHGSIGVESEEGKGSEFYFLLPLQG
- a CDS encoding response regulator — translated: MRRILAVDDDSDILEVIQYILEDSGYEVETLANGHQLLDKIKENQPDLILLDIMLGTLDGRDLCRSIKTNKETHNIPVILISASHDVSNSLNQIGAPDDYIAKPFDIDVLLGSISRQLNAAA
- a CDS encoding gluconate:H+ symporter, which encodes MVLLIILICIILLVLLVSWGKVNPFIAFLLVSIAAGLMLGIPINKVTASVQKGMGDILGQLLIIICLGAMLGKLVAISGAAQKIAEVLVNAVGKKHIQWALVTAGFIIGIPLFYGIGFVLMVPLIFSVVYKYKLPAVYIGLPMLASLSVTHGFLPPHPSPSALVVLFHANMATTFIYGLMIAIPAIVLAGPVFAKFLKKIPSEPLATFRAEELHADKLPGAFNSFFTALLPVMLLMLTAFFPFLGIKDPGLLKIVNFLGDPSIVMLIALIVATFTLGIKQGHTMGKLAGNFTDAVKDIALILLIIAGSGAFKEVLTASGVSDQIASQLQQFNLPPLILGWVIAAIIRISLGSATVAGLTAAGIVVSVVTKNHVNPNLMVLSIGAGSLAFSHVNDSGFWLYKEYFNLSIKDTIKSWSVMESLVSVIGLIGVLIINQFVK